The region ATTCTTCCAAAAAAATCTGACGGCAAAGACATATACTACCTTCTCCTTTTCGTAACTTCATCGAAACAGAACAAGCGGCACGAAATAAGAACGCTCTTGTTCCGTGCCTGCAAATCCTGATTCTATTCTTTATTCCTGCAAGCAATCAGCCGGCCTCAGGAATACAGCATTCCTCCTGCCTGCAGATGCGGCCAAGTATCGGCCTGGCCTATTTAGATAATGGCTGTACGGAAATTGCCTCTTCCATCATCTTATTAAAGTCATCCTTGCTCATTTTGGCAAGCACTCCGTTAACGGCATCCTTTAATTCTGTATTTCCTTTCTTCAGAGAAATGCCGATGTTCACATCTTCATCGGAAACCTTAAACTCTCCTTCTGTTCCGGTGAAATCAAGAAGCTTGAAATCAGGATACGCAACCAGCGCTGCCTGTCCGGTAGGCTTGTCCGTCACAACCAGATCGCTTCTGCCGGAGCTTAACGCTACCAGCATTGCCGGTGCAGACTCCTGAGCAGGCTGGATGTCTGCATTGGGAATCTGCGGCAGGCAGTTGTTATACCAGATGGTGTTTAACTGGGAAGTACAGGCTGCACCGGAAAGATCAGCAACACTCTTTGCATTCTCATACTTGCCTCCTGCTTTTACCAGGGTCACAATGGTTGCATAATAGTAAGGATCTGTAAAATCAACGGACTGCATACGTTCTGCAGTAACGGACTGTCCGGCAATCACACAGTCAACCTTTCCGGACTGAACCGCAGGAACAAGGGAATCCCAGTCCAGCTTTACGATTTCCAGTTCATAGCCCAGCTCCTCTGCAACCTTCTTTGCCATCATGACATCATAGCCATAAGCGAAATCAGAGCTTCCGGAAATAGGAACGGCTCCATTGGCATCTGTAGGCTGGGTCCAGTTGTACGGCGCATAGCTGCATTCCATGGCAACCTTCAACACCTTTTTATCTCCTGTCTCCTTACCGGCTGCCGCAGACGTGCCTGTGTTACTATTTCCGCCTCCGCAGGCAGTCAGAAAGGACGCTGCCAAAGCGGCTGCCATAAAAGCGGATGCAATTTTTCTCATTGTCTTTTTCATAACTGTTTTCTCCTCTTCCTATTATAATGAACGCTATGTAATAAATAGGTTCATTATAAAAAGATTTTTACTCCTTGTCAAGACTATTTACGGTTTCTGATATCATCTCCCATATCTCTTCCCTTCCCTGCTTCGTCTCAGCGGAAAAGGGTATGACCATCACATCACTTCCCAGGCCAAGGCCCTGGCGAAGAATTTTTACCGATTTTTGTACCTGGCTTCTCTTGATCTTATCCAGCTTGGTGGCGATGATTACCGGCTGGTAACCATTATAAACGATCCAGTCATACATGGTCTTATCATTTTCAGAGGGCTCGTGGCGGATATCAATCAGCAAAAATACGCACCGAAGCATTGGTGATTTATGGAGATAATTTTCTATCATTTTTCCCCATTTGGCCTTTACTTCCTGAGAAACCTTTGCATAGCCGTAACCTGGCAGATCCACATAATATAACGCATCATTGATATTATAAAAATTAATGGTCTGAGTCTTCCCCGGCTGGGACGAGGTCCTGGCAAAAGATTTGCGGTTCATCAGGGCATTGATGAGAGAAGATTTTCCCACATTGGACTTGCCTGCAAAGGCAAACTCCGGCTTTGTATTCTCCGGAAGCTTGCTGGTGATGCCGCATACAGTCTCCAGCTCTACAGTTTTAATGATCATATAATTTCCTCTTTCCTGCCCATGTTTTCTGGGCATACAGGTATCCCCTAGGGGTTTCCTCTTTCCTGCCCTTGTTTTACAGGTATCCCCTAGGGGGTTTCCTCTTTCCTGCCCATGTCTTCCGGGCAGGGCCCACCCTGCTTTTCAGGCATCTCTATTCCTGGACGAAAGCTTCTTTTATAACCTCCTGCATGTCCTTTGCATAAATAATTTCAAGGCCACCAGTGATCTCCTCTGAAAGTTCTGCAATATCCGGGCGGTTTCTCTCTGGAACGAGAACCTTTTCTACATGTGCCATACGGGCAGCAAGGATCTTTTCCTTAAGACCTCCGATAGGCAGAACCCGGCCACGGAGCGTAATTTCCCCTGTCATGGCCACCCTGGCGTTTACCTTCCGGTTCGTAACCGCAGACAGCATAGCGGTTGCCATGGTGATTCCTGCTGACGGGCCATCTTTAGGAACTGCTCCTTCCGGGATATGAAGATGGATGTCGTGCTTTTCAAAATAATCATCTTTTATCTTAAATTCCGGGCACACTGACCTGACATAGCTCAAAGCCGTCTGGGCGGATTCCTTCATCACATCTCCCATCTGTCCGGTCATTTGCAGTGTTCCCTTTCCCGGCATGACATTGACTTCAATTTGAAGGGTATTGCCGCCTACGCTGGTCCATGCAAGACCTCTTACGATCCCCACCTGGTCTTCCTCATTGACATCCTCAAAAAGCACCTTTTCCTTACCTAAATATCTCTCCAGATTACTTTCCGTAATCCTGACTGCCCTCGTTTCATCCTCAAGGAATTCTCTTGCAGCCTTTCTGAAAACAGCCCCGATCCGCCTTTCCAGGTTTCTGACTCCGGCCTCTCTGGTGTAATGGTGAATGATCTTTTTAAGTGCTTCATCCGATACGGTCACCTGCTTTTCTTTCAGCCCGTTCTTGTCCCGCTGCTTTCTTACTAGATAATTCTTTGCAATATGGAATTTTTCATTCTCCGTATAGCTATTTACTTCAATTACTTCCATACGGTCCAAAAGGGGCCCAGGTATGGTCGTTGTCGTATTGGCCGTTGCAAGAAACAAAACATTGGATAAATCGATGGGAATCTCCACGTAGTGATCCCGGAATTTTACATTTTGCTCACTATCCAGCACTTCTAATAATGCGGAAGAGGTATCTCCTTTGTAATCCCTGCTCACCTTATCAATTTCATCAAGCAGCATCAGAGGATTGCTGACTCCG is a window of [Clostridium] saccharolyticum WM1 DNA encoding:
- a CDS encoding transporter substrate-binding domain-containing protein translates to MKKTMRKIASAFMAAALAASFLTACGGGNSNTGTSAAAGKETGDKKVLKVAMECSYAPYNWTQPTDANGAVPISGSSDFAYGYDVMMAKKVAEELGYELEIVKLDWDSLVPAVQSGKVDCVIAGQSVTAERMQSVDFTDPYYYATIVTLVKAGGKYENAKSVADLSGAACTSQLNTIWYNNCLPQIPNADIQPAQESAPAMLVALSSGRSDLVVTDKPTGQAALVAYPDFKLLDFTGTEGEFKVSDEDVNIGISLKKGNTELKDAVNGVLAKMSKDDFNKMMEEAISVQPLSK
- the yihA gene encoding ribosome biogenesis GTP-binding protein YihA/YsxC — encoded protein: MIIKTVELETVCGITSKLPENTKPEFAFAGKSNVGKSSLINALMNRKSFARTSSQPGKTQTINFYNINDALYYVDLPGYGYAKVSQEVKAKWGKMIENYLHKSPMLRCVFLLIDIRHEPSENDKTMYDWIVYNGYQPVIIATKLDKIKRSQVQKSVKILRQGLGLGSDVMVIPFSAETKQGREEIWEMISETVNSLDKE